The Trichoplusia ni isolate ovarian cell line Hi5 chromosome 20 unlocalized genomic scaffold, tn1 tig00002296_group19, whole genome shotgun sequence genome includes a window with the following:
- the LOC113506616 gene encoding cationic trypsin-like, translating into MNMMIVVLLLHSAAFAGLYKIKRIYKGIDDSEGKYPYVVALVDAYRHCTGTLISPNWVLTAAHCLFSATQVQFGNMSLHPSKAKTRLILNSVVPPSRRFSTNDIGLLRVRTISMKEFAPLSAVDYKAMVGHSVHYAGFGITHLKGGKDNRTSTDDDARPLQVGDGVITQCEFDGMLYTLGPFVCVSPRCSNKRQDTLPGDSGGPLFLDGKVVAVLHGGPAAALAVSYYTPVSPYLQWIYDVMNTNRTHLSDIEALLMLLNKRIVEEKLQMHTVVNGWVKNPRFISTLERIRNNLKSRTILA; encoded by the coding sequence ATGAATATGATGATCGTGGTGTTATTGCTGCATTCGGCAGCATTTGCAGggctgtataaaataaaacgtatataCAAGGGCATTGATGACAGTGAAGGAAAGTACCCCTACGTAGTCGCTCTGGTCGACGCGTACCGGCACTGCACCGGCACGCTCATATCCCCCAACTGGGTGCTGACCGCTGCACACTGCTTGTTTTCAGCCACTCAAGTACAGTTCGGTAACATGTCTCTACACCCAAGTAAGGCCAAGACGAGGTTGATATTAAACTCGGTGGTTCCGCCGTCGCGCAGGTTTTCCACAAACGATATCGGCTTGTTGCGAGTCCGTACAATTTCTATGAAGGAGTTCGCACCGCTGTCGGCGGTGGACTACAAAGCCATGGTGGGCCATTCCGTGCATTACGCGGGCTTCGGTATCACGCACTTAAAGGGAGGTAAGGATAACAGGACATCGACTGATGACGATGCTCGGCCGCTGCAAGTGGGTGACGGTGTGATCACGCAGTGTGAGTTCGATGGTATGCTGTATACGTTGGGGCCGTTTGTCTGCGTCTCACCAAGGTGCAGCAACAAGAGGCAGGACACGCTGCCGGGCGACTCGGGAGGGCCGCTGTTCCTGGACGGCAAGGTGGTGGCCGTGCTGCACGGGggccccgccgccgcgctcgccgtGTCCTACTACACGCCCGTCAGCCCCTATCTCCAATGGATCTATGACGTCATGAATACTAATAGAACGCATCTCTCCGACATCGAAGCACTTTTGATGTTGCTGAACAAGCGAATAGTAGAGGAGAAATTGCAAATGCATACAGTAGTTAATGGTTGGGTTAAGAACCCTAGATTTATTTCGACACTAGaaagaataagaaataatttgaaatctaGAACAATTTTAGCATAA
- the LOC113506618 gene encoding kallikrein-12-like, producing the protein MNHARLASSISCMVSGRGCVLRCAMRSAWPVLLMVAICVVQTRRIYQGVEDRNNEYPFVVALLRVFKVRICSGTAIHERWVLTTAHCNRAIYIQYGDMSIPRLNITKLSAVLKFLVHPNFQEYNYFPKHVRMYNDLGLLFVEKLPLEFVPMSGLDYTAMRGIPVTYVGLGVSNRSQKLDYDIMEVRQIGQGVVSSCKDVVKHLFAFPKLCVSSRCKLPQSALPGDSGGPLILDGKIIGITIAILYDLRITVFTPVSPYLTWITTLIKEHEKKSN; encoded by the coding sequence ATGAATCATGCCCGCCTCGCCTCGTCTATAAGTTGTATGGTGTCCGGCCGGGGCTGTGTGTTGCGCTGTGCGATGCGCAGTGCGTGGCCCGTGCTGCTGATGGTCGCGATCTGCGTCGTGCAAACTCGGCGCATATATCAAGGTGTTGAGGACCGCAACAATGAATACCCTTTCGTCGTCGCATTGCTGCGCGTCTTCAAAGTAAGGATTTGCTCGGGCACAGCTATACACGAGAGGTGGGTACTCACCACTGCCCATTGTAATCGCGCAATTTACATACAATACGGTGACATGTCTATACCTCGTCTCAATATAACTAAGTTGAGTGCTGTACTCAAATTTCTAGTGCATCCGAACTTTCAAGAGTACAACTACTTTCCAAAACATGTGCGCATGTACAATGACCTCGGACTGTTGTTTGTGGAAAAACTACCGCTTGAATTTGTACCAATGTCCGGGCTTGACTACACAGCTATGAGGGGAATTCCCGTGACGTACGTGGGTCTCGGGGTTAGCAACAGAAGTCAGAAGCTGGATTATGATATAATGGAGGTCCGGCAAATAGGGCAAGGAGTCGTCTCCTCGTGTAAGGACGTGGTTAAACACTTGTTTGCTTTTCCTAAGCTCTGCGTGTCCTCCCGGTGCAAGCTGCCGCAGTCCGCCTTGCCCGGCGACTCCGGCGGACCGCTAATACTCGACGGGAAAATAATCGGGATAACGATCGCGATTCTATATGATCTAAGAATAACAGTGTTCACACCCGTTAGTCCTTATTTGACGTGGATCAcaactttaataaaagaacacgAAAAGAAATCAAACTAA